In the genome of Natronorubrum sediminis, one region contains:
- a CDS encoding nitrous oxide reductase accessory protein NosL — protein MDPSTLSTVPPHLVSRRAVLGGVATASLGAIAGCLDDGADTPAAVEIEDEHDCDQCTMRIADHPGPAGQAHYEDPSDTVGDDRPARFCSSLCTYAFTFDNEDEAEPEVMYLTDYSVVEESVEEDDDSPVIGRHLEADAFGDATELTMVVDSEVEGAMGASIIPFSDADDADAFADEYGGDREDHDEITQELVMSLMQS, from the coding sequence ATGGACCCGTCGACTTTATCGACCGTTCCCCCCCATCTCGTTTCCCGTCGAGCCGTCCTCGGCGGAGTAGCAACGGCCTCCCTGGGCGCAATTGCCGGATGCCTCGACGACGGCGCGGACACTCCAGCAGCGGTCGAGATTGAGGACGAACACGACTGTGACCAGTGTACGATGCGCATCGCTGATCATCCTGGGCCGGCCGGTCAGGCTCACTACGAGGACCCGTCGGATACCGTCGGCGACGACCGACCGGCTCGGTTCTGCAGTTCGCTTTGTACGTACGCGTTCACGTTCGATAACGAAGACGAAGCCGAACCCGAAGTGATGTACCTAACCGACTACTCGGTCGTCGAGGAGTCGGTGGAAGAAGACGACGACTCACCCGTCATTGGTCGTCACCTCGAGGCCGACGCGTTCGGAGACGCGACGGAACTCACGATGGTGGTCGACAGCGAGGTCGAAGGCGCGATGGGCGCCTCGATTATTCCGTTCAGTGACGCCGACGACGCCGACGCGTTCGCCGACGAGTACGGCGGCGACAGGGAAGATCACGACGAGATTACGCAGGAGCTGGTAATGTCGCTAATGCAGAGTTAA
- a CDS encoding HalOD1 output domain-containing protein, producing the protein MSDLSIGSTESGLDESVSVAVVTAVADRREVPVTELPPLYEWIDPDSLDALFEPTRRHGSRSGHLEFSYDGHDIVVKVENGLEIAIDGTAVSKSTAARVESGDSARTDV; encoded by the coding sequence GTGAGCGATCTATCCATCGGTTCGACTGAGAGCGGCCTCGATGAATCCGTAAGCGTCGCGGTCGTCACAGCGGTCGCGGACCGACGGGAAGTTCCCGTAACCGAACTCCCACCACTGTACGAGTGGATCGATCCCGATTCGCTGGACGCCCTGTTCGAACCGACCCGACGACACGGCTCCCGCTCTGGTCACCTCGAATTCAGCTACGACGGACACGACATCGTCGTCAAGGTCGAGAACGGCCTCGAGATTGCGATCGATGGGACAGCGGTCTCCAAATCGACAGCCGCTCGCGTCGAGTCAGGCGACAGCGCTCGAACCGACGTCTAA
- a CDS encoding TRAM domain-containing protein yields MFEVTSLAFGLLITVLFGSWLVNRVRGGSNSSDRQQSYERHRDAQQREAPVEIGDSHDVAVQEFTEHHTGERQAVCKVQGFVVFVENIPDGLAVGDVIEVTILSFNRGHTSATATFERRA; encoded by the coding sequence ATGTTCGAGGTAACGTCGCTCGCTTTCGGCCTCCTCATCACCGTGTTGTTCGGTTCGTGGCTCGTGAACCGAGTACGTGGGGGGAGCAACTCGTCGGATCGACAGCAATCGTACGAACGTCACCGGGACGCTCAACAACGTGAAGCGCCGGTCGAAATCGGTGACAGCCACGACGTTGCCGTCCAGGAGTTTACCGAACACCACACCGGCGAGCGACAGGCCGTCTGCAAGGTCCAGGGATTCGTTGTCTTCGTCGAGAACATTCCCGACGGCCTCGCCGTCGGCGACGTAATCGAAGTCACGATCCTCTCGTTCAACCGCGGACACACCTCCGCGACGGCGACCTTCGAGCGCCGCGCCTGA
- the arcS gene encoding archaeosine synthase subunit alpha translates to MTDYFEVHERDGAARVGELRLESSVTTPALVDDVLADAGSLWSGEREVPTGDDSQLTVLPHRAFPGGTADEVQESFAVDHPDVDYPSVAVVSSEHVRAQETDAYAVSDVQSITGHGAALVDAVVSVREEIPTDTALFFSGVATPRNVALLAYAGVDLFDETAAVVKGTEGRYLTTDEAYFLEDLAELPCSCPVCQKPREEFTRQDCAEHNANALAAELAIVRRRIRDGRLRDYVEGQARQDQWLTAAMRELDSQWGYLEERTPILRDAEISAATEDTLRRVEIQRYADRVTSRYRNRFKNPLVLVPCSAAKPYSESQSHRQFHDAIQWRAHLVSMTSPIGVVPQELETTYPAQHYDTVVTGRWSEDEKQFVSTVLERYLERNEYPDIIAHVPGEGYRDIVGRVEDELDLEITYTVPEGGHPTDEESLANLSSALSGELKYSKREREHNTVRALADYLLGDGAGDDLFTDIQTTSRYPKIQVRNDEETQLATMVPQYGTLSFTLEGAKRWVGSDVPTKRIEIDGFVPHGSVLAPGIVDADEDIRVGDEVVVEGPKAFGIGRAEMFGREMKESTRGIAAEIRHVEEK, encoded by the coding sequence ATGACCGATTACTTCGAAGTCCACGAGCGCGACGGGGCCGCTCGAGTGGGCGAACTCCGCCTCGAGTCGTCCGTGACGACCCCGGCGCTCGTCGACGATGTCCTCGCTGACGCCGGCTCGCTCTGGAGCGGCGAACGGGAGGTCCCTACGGGAGACGACTCCCAACTCACCGTACTCCCCCACCGGGCGTTCCCCGGCGGGACGGCCGACGAGGTTCAAGAATCGTTCGCCGTCGACCATCCGGACGTCGACTACCCGAGCGTCGCCGTCGTCTCGAGCGAGCACGTGAGGGCCCAAGAGACCGACGCCTACGCCGTCTCCGACGTGCAGTCGATTACGGGCCACGGGGCGGCGCTCGTCGACGCCGTCGTCTCCGTCCGCGAGGAGATTCCGACCGACACCGCGCTCTTTTTCTCCGGTGTCGCTACGCCTCGAAACGTTGCCCTCCTCGCCTACGCGGGCGTCGATTTGTTCGACGAGACCGCGGCCGTCGTGAAGGGAACCGAGGGACGGTATCTCACCACCGACGAGGCCTACTTCCTCGAGGACCTCGCGGAACTGCCGTGCTCGTGTCCGGTCTGTCAGAAACCACGCGAGGAGTTCACTCGACAGGACTGTGCCGAACACAACGCCAACGCGCTCGCGGCCGAACTCGCCATCGTCCGCCGTCGGATTCGAGACGGGCGACTCCGCGATTACGTCGAAGGACAGGCCCGCCAGGACCAGTGGCTCACCGCCGCCATGCGCGAACTCGATTCCCAGTGGGGCTACCTCGAGGAGCGAACCCCAATCTTGCGAGACGCCGAGATTTCGGCGGCGACCGAGGACACCCTGCGTCGCGTCGAGATCCAGCGCTACGCGGATCGCGTGACGAGTCGCTACCGCAACCGGTTCAAGAACCCGCTCGTTCTCGTCCCCTGCTCGGCCGCCAAACCCTACAGCGAGTCCCAGAGCCACCGCCAGTTCCACGACGCCATCCAGTGGCGCGCCCACCTCGTCTCGATGACGAGTCCCATCGGCGTCGTTCCCCAGGAACTCGAGACGACGTACCCGGCCCAACACTACGACACCGTCGTCACGGGTCGCTGGTCCGAGGACGAAAAACAGTTCGTGAGCACGGTCCTCGAGCGCTACCTCGAGCGAAACGAGTACCCCGACATCATCGCCCACGTTCCCGGCGAGGGCTATCGCGACATCGTCGGCCGCGTCGAAGACGAACTCGACCTCGAGATTACCTACACCGTCCCCGAGGGCGGTCACCCGACCGACGAGGAGTCGCTCGCGAACCTCTCGAGTGCGCTGTCGGGAGAACTGAAGTACTCGAAGCGCGAGCGCGAGCACAACACCGTCCGCGCCCTCGCAGATTACCTGCTCGGCGACGGTGCCGGCGACGACCTCTTTACCGACATCCAGACGACCAGTCGGTATCCGAAAATTCAGGTTCGAAACGACGAGGAGACACAACTGGCGACGATGGTGCCCCAGTACGGGACGCTTTCGTTCACCCTCGAGGGGGCGAAACGCTGGGTTGGGAGTGACGTTCCGACGAAACGAATCGAAATCGACGGCTTCGTTCCACACGGCAGCGTCCTCGCACCCGGCATCGTCGACGCCGACGAGGACATCCGCGTCGGCGACGAGGTCGTCGTCGAGGGGCCGAAGGCGTTCGGAATCGGCCGCGCGGAGATGTTCGGCCGAGAGATGAAAGAGAGCACGCGCGGCATCGCCGCCGAAATTCGACACGTCGAAGAGAAATAA
- a CDS encoding formyltransferase family protein, with protein MTKPSTVGILAEPFLYEWQVRAIERLQREADVTIPLVVVNSSTEEYDAESWNKKSRLEFEDVRQFFKIAQRERAWAFVLAERTLGRVAGDDQKRWHRHSIENIDCLADAEHVRCTPLADGNWNELPDDVVDRLAADCDVVVRFGFGLIRGDVLTAPEYGVVSFHPADIRRYRGMGPPVAFHDGRTRAGSTLQRLDESIDGGEIVAYEDVSISNCHTLWEVFDRLAALQVDLLTRGISNLQDPTFDPAVVPDHQLGEFYSRDLRRSGAFAGRILAKNCTGRLQRRLERSQSSNRIVEYLSRWTN; from the coding sequence ATGACGAAGCCGTCGACAGTTGGGATTTTAGCCGAACCGTTTCTCTACGAGTGGCAGGTGCGTGCGATCGAGCGGCTACAACGTGAGGCCGACGTGACGATTCCGCTGGTCGTCGTCAACTCGAGCACCGAGGAGTACGACGCCGAATCCTGGAACAAAAAGTCACGCCTCGAGTTCGAAGACGTCCGACAGTTTTTCAAAATTGCCCAACGAGAGCGGGCGTGGGCGTTCGTCCTCGCGGAACGGACCCTCGGTCGAGTGGCCGGTGACGATCAGAAACGATGGCATCGCCACTCGATCGAGAACATCGACTGCCTCGCCGACGCCGAGCACGTCCGCTGTACGCCGCTGGCCGACGGCAACTGGAACGAACTGCCGGACGACGTCGTTGACCGTCTCGCCGCCGACTGCGACGTCGTCGTCCGCTTCGGCTTCGGCCTCATCCGCGGTGACGTCCTCACCGCGCCGGAGTACGGTGTCGTGAGTTTCCACCCGGCCGACATTCGACGATACCGCGGCATGGGGCCGCCGGTCGCCTTCCACGACGGCAGAACTCGAGCCGGTTCGACACTCCAGCGACTGGACGAGTCGATCGATGGCGGCGAAATCGTCGCGTACGAAGACGTCTCTATCAGCAACTGTCACACGCTCTGGGAGGTTTTCGACCGCCTCGCAGCCCTCCAGGTCGACCTCCTGACGAGGGGCATCTCGAACCTACAAGATCCGACGTTCGACCCCGCGGTCGTTCCGGACCACCAACTCGGTGAGTTCTACTCCCGCGATCTGCGACGCTCTGGCGCGTTCGCCGGCCGTATCCTCGCGAAAAACTGCACCGGACGCCTCCAGCGGCGACTCGAGCGAAGCCAGTCCTCGAATCGAATCGTGGAGTATCTCAGCCGGTGGACGAACTGA
- a CDS encoding bacterio-opsin activator domain-containing protein: protein MSDPSTQTESDATTETATLDVLLIEDNPGDARLIQEMLRDTEELAQRVSSDESAGRTPEITRETRLEEGLETLEEGDADVVLLDLNLPDSGGLDTLETVHEAIEETPIVVLTGVRDQQVGVEAIQRGAQDFLVKDEVTSELLVRTIHHAIERARQERERRRQREQLEALNLLNRIGHDITHAVIPTETRSELEQRVCERLAEDDAYRFAWIGSVNPGSDHVVPAAAAGVEAGYLDAVEISVDEDDPIGRGPAGTAIRTGQVQVVNDIERDSEFDPWSEEALERGYRSVAAIPLIHEDLVYGVLGIYAESPRSFTSPETTILSRIGDVIAHAITAIERKDALVSNAVIELEFRIEELAEPLVQLSTDEECTIELEQLIHGDETLLAYGSASNVEQETFQETIGETEGFSEVRFLTVRRDEFQFELVAPAAVSLFETIATHGGRVQSATIDDGEFRFVVELPRGRDTRQMIELINEQRDDVTYLAQRTSDRNTPSESGSTSVLDDDLTDKQRAALETAYFAGYFDWPRESTGEEISERLGIAPATFNQHLRTAERKFFDSVLGEE from the coding sequence ATGAGCGACCCATCTACACAGACAGAATCCGACGCCACGACAGAGACGGCCACGCTAGATGTCCTCTTGATCGAGGACAACCCCGGTGACGCACGACTCATCCAGGAGATGCTCCGTGACACCGAAGAACTCGCCCAGCGGGTCAGTTCGGACGAGTCTGCGGGCCGGACACCCGAAATCACCCGCGAGACGCGACTCGAGGAGGGACTCGAGACGCTCGAGGAGGGTGACGCGGACGTAGTGTTGCTCGACTTGAACTTGCCCGACAGTGGCGGGTTGGACACGCTCGAAACCGTTCACGAGGCGATCGAGGAGACGCCTATCGTCGTCTTGACCGGCGTTCGAGATCAGCAAGTCGGCGTCGAGGCGATCCAACGCGGCGCACAGGACTTCCTCGTCAAAGACGAGGTGACGAGTGAGTTGCTCGTGCGGACGATTCACCACGCGATCGAACGCGCCCGACAGGAGCGCGAACGCCGTCGCCAGCGCGAGCAGTTAGAGGCGCTCAATCTCCTCAATCGAATCGGCCACGACATCACGCACGCCGTCATCCCGACCGAGACGCGCTCGGAGTTAGAACAGCGCGTCTGTGAACGACTGGCCGAAGACGACGCCTATCGCTTCGCCTGGATCGGCAGCGTCAACCCGGGGAGCGATCACGTCGTTCCGGCCGCCGCAGCGGGCGTCGAAGCGGGCTATCTCGACGCCGTCGAGATCAGCGTCGACGAGGACGATCCGATCGGACGGGGGCCGGCCGGAACGGCGATCAGGACCGGACAGGTTCAGGTCGTAAACGATATCGAACGAGACAGCGAGTTCGACCCGTGGAGTGAGGAGGCCCTCGAGCGAGGGTATCGCTCGGTGGCGGCGATCCCACTCATTCACGAGGATCTCGTCTATGGTGTGTTAGGAATCTACGCCGAGTCACCGCGGTCGTTTACCAGCCCGGAGACGACGATTCTCTCCCGGATCGGGGACGTGATCGCCCACGCGATTACGGCGATCGAACGCAAGGACGCGCTCGTCAGCAACGCGGTCATCGAACTCGAGTTCCGGATCGAGGAGTTAGCGGAGCCACTCGTGCAACTGTCGACGGACGAGGAGTGTACGATCGAACTCGAGCAGCTGATTCACGGCGACGAGACGCTGCTCGCGTACGGTTCGGCGTCCAACGTCGAGCAGGAGACGTTCCAGGAGACGATCGGGGAAACCGAGGGGTTCAGTGAGGTTCGATTCCTCACCGTGCGCCGCGACGAGTTCCAGTTCGAACTCGTCGCCCCGGCGGCCGTCTCGCTGTTCGAGACGATCGCGACACACGGCGGGCGCGTTCAGTCGGCAACGATCGACGACGGCGAGTTCCGGTTCGTCGTCGAACTCCCTCGCGGCCGAGACACGCGCCAGATGATCGAACTCATCAACGAGCAACGCGACGACGTCACCTACCTCGCCCAGCGGACCAGCGACCGAAACACGCCGAGTGAGTCGGGGTCCACGTCGGTCCTCGACGACGACCTCACCGATAAGCAACGTGCTGCACTCGAGACGGCGTACTTCGCGGGTTACTTCGACTGGCCCCGCGAAAGCACCGGCGAGGAAATTTCCGAGCGACTCGGCATCGCGCCGGCGACGTTCAACCAGCACCTGCGGACGGCAGAACGGAAGTTCTTCGATTCGGTTCTCGGCGAGGAGTGA
- a CDS encoding response regulator, producing the protein MTNRRQSSLESAQILLVEDNPGDVRLTEEAFKQAQIENDLHVVPDGTEALDFCYQRNEYEHAPQPDLILLDLNLPQKSGEAVLQELKSDPDLRSIPVIVLTSSRAEADVLRSYELHANAYLTKPVDPDEFIETVHAFERFWLSAVRLPHHGEYS; encoded by the coding sequence ATGACTAATCGCAGACAGTCTTCTCTCGAGTCAGCACAGATCCTCCTCGTCGAGGACAACCCGGGTGACGTTCGACTGACCGAAGAAGCGTTCAAACAAGCACAGATCGAGAACGACTTACACGTCGTTCCGGACGGAACTGAAGCCCTCGACTTTTGTTACCAGCGAAACGAGTACGAACACGCGCCGCAGCCGGACCTCATCCTGTTGGACCTCAACTTGCCACAAAAAAGCGGCGAGGCGGTCCTCCAGGAACTCAAATCCGATCCGGATCTCCGCTCGATTCCAGTCATCGTCTTGACGAGTTCTCGAGCCGAAGCGGACGTGCTCAGATCGTACGAACTGCACGCGAACGCGTACCTGACGAAACCGGTCGATCCGGACGAGTTCATCGAGACCGTCCACGCATTCGAGCGGTTCTGGCTCTCGGCCGTTCGATTGCCACACCACGGAGAGTACTCATGA
- a CDS encoding PAS domain-containing protein — MAASNPPPGQLRSRIRQQEVVAELSQLALESTELESLLAAATSATRDILDVAYCGVLESRNGGETMVMRADEGWRNGVVGTEVGPLDSDTVVGTALETDMAVIVDDIDAADTVMQSSLSVAHDAVGGVGVSIESDGGPWGVFVVYTAEHREFADHDVAFLEDVASLLASAVQNRRQHQRLETELETTVDRISDAVVGLDTEWQFTYANDRARELLDCEDADLHGTNFWEAFPETIDSTFGQEYRRAMETQESTAFEEYYPPLETWFEVNVYPSETGLSIYFRDITSRKQTERELQRTNQTLQQLYAITADRERTFEEKVQELLDIGRERLGLEVGFMADIEPQNDRFEVVHSSGDDERLRPGTVTELSETYCRKTVDSDELLVLTNAPVQGWTDDRAYDRWDFDSYLGSRIHVDDDLFGTLCFADEDPRSVAFTPAERGFVELLTQWLSYELERQQRKRELEVSEQRYRTLIEHFPNGMVALFDDDLRYTLAGGGVLEDLDVSIETLVGQTVEERYEGETREAFESNFRAVLSGERRRFEYHLHGRVWLAYALPVEDDDGTVFAGMVMVQDVTARKEQEEKLREREAHLERFKAYTDDILDAIDDVFYVVDEDGSFQRWNETLCHVTGYTDEEIASMTPMDVFDQDDHEQMIEVIGTAFETGYARAETNLVTKSGETIPYEFIASTLEDPSGEPVLTGVGRDISDRRADERRREELVDELESSNERLEQFAYAASHDLQEPLRMVTSYLTLLEHRYAEELDEDADEFIEYAVDGASRMQEMIDGLLAYSRVDTQGNPFEVVDCEVILEDVVTDLEVRIEETGAAITIESLPSVYGDPGQLRQVFQNLLDNALTYSGEQSPQIAVFAERDGHEWHISVRDHGIGIDPDNADRIFQVFDRLHSVDEYAGTGIGLALCQRIVERHDGDIRVVSEPGEGARFTVTLPAPPETASTTTPVSK, encoded by the coding sequence ATGGCAGCGTCCAACCCGCCACCAGGGCAACTTCGATCTCGAATTCGACAGCAGGAGGTGGTCGCAGAACTGAGTCAACTCGCGCTCGAGTCGACCGAACTCGAGTCGCTATTGGCGGCGGCGACCAGTGCCACTCGAGACATCCTCGACGTCGCGTATTGTGGCGTTCTGGAGTCACGAAACGGGGGCGAAACGATGGTGATGAGAGCGGACGAGGGGTGGCGAAACGGTGTCGTCGGAACGGAGGTTGGTCCCCTCGACTCGGATACGGTTGTTGGAACCGCCCTCGAGACCGATATGGCGGTCATCGTCGACGATATCGATGCTGCCGACACCGTAATGCAGTCGTCGCTCAGCGTCGCCCACGACGCCGTCGGTGGGGTCGGCGTCTCGATCGAATCTGATGGCGGTCCGTGGGGTGTGTTCGTCGTGTATACGGCGGAACACCGGGAGTTCGCCGACCACGACGTTGCCTTTCTCGAAGACGTCGCGTCTCTGCTGGCGTCGGCGGTCCAGAACCGTCGACAACACCAGCGTCTCGAGACGGAACTCGAGACGACGGTCGATCGGATCTCGGATGCGGTCGTCGGTCTCGATACGGAGTGGCAGTTCACGTACGCCAACGACCGGGCTCGAGAACTTCTCGACTGTGAGGACGCAGATTTGCACGGGACGAATTTTTGGGAGGCGTTTCCGGAGACCATCGATTCGACGTTCGGCCAGGAGTACCGGCGGGCGATGGAGACACAGGAGTCGACGGCGTTCGAAGAATACTACCCGCCACTCGAGACCTGGTTCGAGGTCAACGTGTATCCCTCCGAGACGGGACTGTCGATCTACTTCCGAGATATTACCAGCCGGAAGCAGACGGAACGGGAACTCCAACGGACCAACCAGACGTTACAGCAACTGTACGCGATCACGGCGGATCGAGAGCGGACCTTCGAGGAGAAGGTTCAGGAACTCCTCGACATCGGCCGCGAACGACTCGGTCTCGAGGTCGGGTTCATGGCCGATATCGAACCACAGAACGATCGATTCGAGGTCGTCCACTCGAGCGGGGACGACGAGCGATTGCGGCCGGGGACGGTGACGGAGCTCTCTGAAACGTACTGTCGAAAGACGGTCGACTCCGACGAGTTGCTCGTGCTCACGAACGCACCCGTACAGGGGTGGACCGACGACCGCGCCTACGACAGGTGGGACTTCGATAGCTACCTCGGCAGCAGGATCCACGTCGACGACGACCTGTTCGGAACGCTGTGCTTTGCCGACGAAGACCCTCGATCGGTCGCGTTTACGCCCGCCGAGCGGGGCTTCGTCGAGTTGCTCACGCAGTGGCTGAGCTACGAACTCGAGCGCCAGCAACGAAAACGAGAACTCGAGGTGAGCGAACAGCGCTACCGAACGTTGATCGAACACTTCCCCAACGGAATGGTCGCACTGTTCGACGACGACCTCCGATACACGCTCGCCGGAGGCGGGGTACTCGAGGATCTCGACGTGTCGATCGAGACGCTTGTCGGACAGACGGTCGAGGAGCGATACGAGGGTGAGACGCGCGAGGCGTTCGAGTCGAACTTCAGGGCCGTGCTCTCGGGTGAGCGTCGACGGTTCGAGTACCACCTTCACGGTCGAGTGTGGCTTGCGTACGCGCTCCCGGTCGAAGACGACGACGGAACGGTGTTCGCCGGCATGGTGATGGTCCAGGACGTCACCGCCCGCAAGGAACAAGAGGAAAAACTCCGCGAGCGCGAGGCCCACCTCGAGCGATTCAAAGCGTATACCGACGACATTCTGGACGCGATCGACGACGTCTTTTACGTTGTCGACGAGGACGGGTCGTTCCAACGCTGGAACGAGACGCTGTGTCACGTAACGGGGTACACGGACGAGGAGATCGCCTCGATGACGCCGATGGACGTCTTCGACCAGGATGATCACGAGCAGATGATCGAAGTGATCGGAACGGCGTTCGAGACCGGGTACGCGCGGGCCGAGACAAACCTCGTGACGAAATCCGGTGAGACGATCCCCTACGAGTTCATCGCGAGTACGCTCGAGGACCCTTCCGGAGAGCCGGTGTTGACCGGCGTCGGGCGCGACATCTCCGATCGACGAGCAGACGAACGCCGGCGCGAGGAGCTCGTAGACGAACTCGAGTCGTCGAACGAACGCCTCGAGCAGTTCGCCTACGCCGCCTCTCACGACCTACAGGAGCCGTTGCGGATGGTCACGAGTTACCTGACGCTCCTCGAGCATCGCTACGCCGAGGAACTGGACGAGGACGCAGACGAGTTCATCGAGTACGCGGTCGATGGGGCCTCGCGGATGCAAGAGATGATCGACGGGCTGCTCGCGTATTCGCGAGTCGACACGCAAGGAAATCCGTTCGAGGTCGTCGACTGTGAGGTCATCCTCGAGGACGTAGTGACCGATCTCGAGGTTCGAATCGAGGAAACCGGGGCTGCTATTACCATCGAGTCACTCCCGTCGGTATATGGCGATCCGGGACAGCTTCGGCAAGTGTTTCAAAACTTGCTCGATAATGCACTCACGTACTCCGGTGAGCAATCACCACAGATAGCTGTGTTCGCCGAAAGAGACGGTCACGAGTGGCATATTTCAGTTCGAGACCACGGGATTGGGATCGATCCGGACAACGCAGATCGCATCTTTCAGGTGTTCGATCGATTACACAGCGTCGACGAGTACGCCGGAACTGGAATCGGACTCGCACTCTGTCAGCGCATCGTCGAACGACACGATGGCGACATTCGCGTCGTCTCGGAGCCTGGTGAGGGGGCGAGGTTTACCGTGACGTTGCCAGCACCGCCGGAAACTGCATCCACGACTACACCTGTAAGCAAATGA